One Perognathus longimembris pacificus isolate PPM17 chromosome 2, ASM2315922v1, whole genome shotgun sequence DNA segment encodes these proteins:
- the Prf1 gene encoding perforin-1 yields MGLQLPRAPRACSSMASRLLLLAFLLLLPSPTLAPCYTAARSECKKHQKFVPGAWLAGEGVDVTTLRRSRSFPVDTQRFLRPDGTCTLCKNALQRGTPQRLPLALTHWRAHNSGCQRHVAKAKASSTEGVAKEASASISNNWQVGLDLNPKPSTNVHMSVAGSHSQAADFAAQKALQDQYSFSTDTVECRLYSVHLVHMPPLHPDFRKALRNLPPFFNASTKPDYHALINAYGTHFIRAMDLGGRIKSLTALRTCQLALDGLTTDEVGDCLAIEAQVSIGGQGSSSAEYKACEEKKKQHKVDTSFHQLYHERHSEVVGGEHTSVHDLLFGNKAEPEQFSAWLASLAGSPDLVDFSLEPLHVLVESQDPRREALREALTQYLTSRARWRDCNRPCPPGKQKSHRDPCQCVCHSSVSTNHDCCPRQRGLARLQVTILQAHGLWGDITTSTDAYVKVFFGAQELRTNTVWNSNNPKWETQLDFGDVLLATGGPLRVQVWDADHGWDDDLLGTCDRPPTAGFHRENCHLNHGHLKFFYQATCLPHLAGGTCLEYAPQGLPGEPPGNRSGAVW; encoded by the exons ATGGGACTCCAG CTCCCCAGAGCGCCCCGTGCCTGCAGCTCCATGGCCTCACGCCTGCTCCTCCTGGCCTTTCTCCTGCTGCTGCCGTCACCCACCCTGGCTCCCTGCTACACAGCGGCTCGTTCAGAATGTAAGAAGCACCAGAAGTTCGTGCCCGGTGCGTGGCTGGCTGGGGAAGGTGTGGACGTGACCACCCTCCGCCGCTCACGCTCCTTCCCCGTGGACACACAGAGGTTCCTGCGGCCTGACGGCACCTGCACGCTCTGTAAAAATGCCCTGCAGAGGGGCACCCCGCAACGCCTGCCCCTGGCACTCACCCACTGGCGTGCCCACAACTCAGGCTGCCAGCGTCATGTGGCCAAGGCCAAAGCCAGCTCCACAGAGGGTGTGGCCAAGGAGGCATCGGCCAGCATCAGCAATAACTGGCAGGTGGGGCTGGACCTGAATCCCAAACCCAGCACAAACGTGCACATGTCCGTGGCTGGCTCCCATTCCCAAGCAGCTGACTTTGCAGCCCAGAAGGCCCTCCAGGACCAGTACAGCTTCAGCACTGACACCGTGGAGTGTCGCTTGTACAG TGTTCACTTGGTGCATATGCCCCCACTGCATCCCGACTTCAGGAAAGCCCTCAggaacctccctcccttcttcaatGCCTCCACCAAACCTGATTACCATGCCCTCATCAATGCTTATGGCACCCACTTCATCCGGGCCATGGATCTGGGTGGCCGCATCAAGTCCCTTACGGCCCTGCGTACCTGCCAGCTGGCCCTGGATGGGCTCACAACTGATGAGGTAGGGGACTGCCTGGCCATTGAGGCCCAGGTCAGCATTGGGGGCCAAGGCAGTTCCTCGGCTGAATACAAGgcctgtgaggagaaaaagaagcaacACAAAGTAGACACATCCTTCCACCAGCTCTACCATGAGCGCCATAGTGAAGTAGTTGGTGGCGAGCATACCTCCGTGCACGACCTGCTATTTGGGAACAAGGCTGAGCCTGAGCAGTTCTCAGCCTGGCTGGCCTCCCTGGCTGGCAGCCCTGACCTGGTAGATTTCAGCCTGGAGCCCCTGCATGTGCTGGTGGAGAGCCAGGACCCGAGGCGGGAGGCACTAAGGGAGGCCCTGACCCAGTACCTAACGAGCAGGGCTCGCTGGAGAGACTGTAACAGGCCTTGCCCACCAGGAAAGCAGAAGAGCCACCGGGACCCATGCCAATGTGTGTGCCATAGCTCTGTGTCCACCAATCATGACTGCTGCCCACGCCAGAGGGGCCTGGCCCGGCTACAGGTGACCATCCTCCAAGCTCATGGGCTATGGGGAGACATAACTACTTCCACCGATGCCTATGTAAAAGTCTTCTTTGGGGCCCAGGAGCTGAGGACCAACACGGTTTGGAACAGTAACAACCCCAAGTGGGAGACCCAGCTTGACTTTGGGGATGTGCTTCTTGCCACCGGGGGGCCCCTGAGGGTACAGGTCTGGGACGCAGACCATGGCTGGGATGATGACCTACTTGGCACCTGTGACCGGCCTCCGACAGCTGGCTTTCATCGGGAGAACTGCCACCTGAACCACGGTCACCTGAAATTCTTCTACCAGGCCACATGCTTGCCCCACCTGGCCGGGGGAACCTGCCTGGAGTACGCCCCCCAAGGACTTCCTGGGGAGCCTCCAGGAAACCGCAGTGGGGCCGTGTGGTGA